TGGCCCTCACGACCTCGGGGTTTCCGGTCACAGGAATGAAACGAGAGAGGTTATAGAGTGACGCCATCGTTCTGTTAACTGCGGGGATTTCGGTTTTCATCTCCCTGAGGGCGTTCTCCAGCTCCTCTCCCTCGAGCAGGTCCGCGAGGGCAATGTACGCCTCCGCCCCTTTCATCGCGAGCCAGCTCGCGCCCCTTATCCTCTCGGAGCGCATTTCTTCGAGTATAATGCGGATCTCTTGGGGTAGCATGGTCATCACTCCAGCAGGATTACTTTAACACCAACTCTCTTGAAATCTCAGCCATTTTCCTATCCCCCGTCACGAGGACGGCCCCTTTTATCTTCGCGGGGGGACATAGTAAGCATCCGCAGCTCTTGAACCGGTTTCTCTTGCAATCTCCGAAAGAGCCTCTTTGAGCTCCTCCTCGCTAACTATCTCGCGAAGCTTTATCACCCTTTCGCTACCAGCCCTCCTCGAAACGAACTCCTTTCCCTTCCATGAAGGCCTTGGCGCGTTCTATCTCCTCCTCATTCTCGCCGAAGATTATTATCCCGATGTACTTCCCGAAGCCCTTCGGCGAGGAGTGAATCCTGACGTTGAAGCGCTCCAGGGTCTCTATGAGCAGGGGCGCGAGCTTGCTCTCGTCGGTTATCTCCGCCAGGAGCTTTCTCTGGATGAACTTCCTCCTGCCGAGCCTTGGAAGGACTTCGTTTTCTAGCATAGCCTTCATCTCCCTCGGCATCCCTGGAAGGACGAATATTTTAACGCCATCGTGCTCGATGTAGGCTCCAGGAGCCGCTCCCTCCGTGTTCTCCAGCGGCTCCGCCCCCTTCGGCAGGTAGGCCATCTTCCTTCTCCCTTCGTTGAGCTCCGGGTCATCTATGTAGCCCTCGCGGTGGAGCCTCTCGTAGAAGGTCCTGATTTTCTCCAGACACTCCTCGCAGAGAACGAGCCTCTTTCCCAAAGCTTCGGCAACAGCTAACATTGTAACGTCGTCGTGGGTAGGTCCCAACCCACCCGAGATAACCAGGACCTCCGGCTTTCTGTCCAGAATCTCGCGGATAACGGTCTTTATCTCCTCAACGTCGTCTCCAACGGTGGTCTTTCTTCTCACCCAGTAGCCCCTCTCGGTGAGCCTCTGGGCTATGAATGTCGAATTGCTGTCAACGGTGTTTCCAGTGAGAAGTTCATCGCCTACCGTCAGTATCTCAGCGAACATCTCCACCACCTGTGCTTCTTACGTAGGAGAGCCTTATAACCCCAGCGCCCGGAGGGAGTTTGCAGGTACGTGTTAAAATCTGAGCCTGTTGAACCACTTTTCACCACGAGTGAAAACAAGACTTAAGTATTTTACCACTGTAAAATTCCCGGTGGTTGTGGTGAAGGTCAAGGTGGGAATTAACGGTTACGGAACCATTGGAAAGCGCGTCGCCTACGCGGTCTCAAAGCAGGACGATATGGAGCTCATCGGCGTCACGAAGACGAAGCCTGACTTCGAAGCTTACCGGGCTAAAGAGCTTGGAATCCCAGTTTATGCCGCGAGCGAGGACTTTCTCCCGCGCTTTGAAAAGGCCGGCTTTGAGGTTGCGGGCACCTTAAACGACCTCCTGGAGAAGGTTGACGTCATCGTTGACGCAACGCCCGGGGGGATGGGGGCCAAAAATAAAGCACTCTACGAGAAGGCCGGCGTTAAGGCTATTTTTGAGGGCGGTGAGAAGGCCTCAACCGCAGAGGTCTCCTTCGTGGCCCAGGCCAACTACGAGAAGGCTCTCGGAAAAGACTACGTCAGGGTTGTCTCCTGCAACACGACCGGCTTAACCAGAACGCTCTCGGCCCTGCAGAAGTACATCGACTACGTCTACGCGGTGATGATACGCCGCGCAGCAGACCCTAACGACTCCAGGCGCGGCCCGGTCAACGCGATAACGCCGAGCGTTACCGTTCCATCGCACCACGGTCCCGATGTGCAGACGGTTATCCCGATTAACATCGAGACCTCCGCGTTCGTCGTGCCGACGACGCTCATGCACGTCCACAGCGTCATGATAGAGCTCAAGAAGCCCATAACCGAAAAGGACGTCATTGAGGTCTTCGAGAACACGACCAGGGTTCTCCTCTTTGAGAAGGAGAAGGGCTTTGATAGCACGGCCCAGCTCATAGAGTTCGCCCGCGATCTGCACCGCGAGTGGAACAACCTCTACGAGATAGCGGTCTGGAAGGAGAGCATCAGCGTCCGCGGAAACAGGCTCTTCTACATCCAGGCGGTGCACCAGGAGAGCGACGTGGTTCCGGAGAACGTCGATGCAATAAGGGCCATGTTCGAGCTGGCCGACAAGTGGGAGAGCATAAAGAAGACGAACAGGAGCCTGGGGATTTTGAAGTGAATTGAAGTGGGCGCCGGAAGGCATTTAAGCTCCTCTCCCATCTCTTTTCGATGGGCTATGGACGCTGAGGAATACGTCCTGGTGACCGGCCTTTTATTGATGGTTCTGGCCTTCCTGCTGCCCGGGCAGCTGGTGAAGGGGACGTTCTGCGATGGCTCATACGGGAAGCTCGGGGTATACACCGTCAGCGTCTCGAACGGTTACCTAAAGGTCTCCGCGGGAACTGGCGACGTTCTGCTTGTTCACGGGGACAAGGTGCTCCTGAGAAGGGCGGACATCAAATACCGCTATTCGAGCGAGACCGGTTGCTATACCCTGGCGGTGAGGCAAAAGAGAGAAATATCCCTCTACGGCTTTGTTCTCGGGGCAGTTCTGGCGGGGGGAGCGGTTTTCTACATGCTCTTCCTGAAGTACCGCTGAGCTCAGAGGCCGAGCTTCTTCCTCACATCTTCTGCTTTCAACCCCTTCACGAGCAAGTCCTTCTCCCTGCTCGTTTCGCCCTTCACGATCTCAACCTCCGCGCCGAGGAGCTTCGAGAAGAACTTCACCACCTCTTTGTTCGCCTTCCCCTCGACGGGTGGAGCCTTTACCTTGACCTTCAGGCGGCCGCGCCACTCGTCTATTCCTTCAATAGCGTTCTTCTTCGCCTTCGGCTGGACATGAATGAAGAGGAGCGTTCCTTCCTTCGTCTCTTTGATAAACTTCGCCATCTCAATACCCCCACTCGTACTCCCACACGATTTGAGGCGGGAACTCGTCGCGTTTAAGCTTTTCGAGTATATTTCTGGCAACTGAGTAGGCGAACTCAAAGGTTTTTCTGTCGATCAGCCCGTAGTTCAGGGCCATTTCCAGCTCGTCTTCGTCGAGAAGAACGGCTTCACCGCTTGGAAAGATGAATATATCGAGAAAAAGGTCGAGCATCTCTATTGTATCTCTTTTCCTCTTTGTATAGGCGAGCACGTCAATGTAGAGGCCCTTAAAGTTTCCCTCTTCGTCATAGACCTTCAAAATATCGTAGTTCTTTCCGACGAAGGCGAAGTAGACCATTCCATAGCCGTTGTCTATCACCTTCACGCCGTTCACTTTCAAAGGGGCAAGCATTCCCTCAAAGCGGGACCTGGCGACGATAACGTCGCCCAAATCGGCTATTACTTCATCGCCCCTCTCAAGGACGCGGTTCGGGATACGGCGGTAGGTGAGGTGGATTCTCTTCATAGTATCCCTCAAAACAGCTCGCTCAGAAGCTTTAAGGCAGTTGCGGAGCCGATGAGAAGGTAAACCCACCTGAGCTTTTCGCCCCCGAGCTTCATGGCGGCCCTCGCCCCGATCCACGCTCCAATGCACACCGGGACGAGTAGTGGGGCCACTAGCGCGTAGTCTATGTTTCCCCCAAGCCCGTACACAACGGCCGCGGTGAGGTTGTTGAAAAATATGAGGATCTTCGCCGTGCCGTTGGCCTGGAGCATGTCCATCCCAAAGAATGCCCTCAGGGCGGCTATAACTATGAGCGTGGAAGCTATGCCAAGGATGCCAATGTAGACCCCGATTAAAAAACCTGCCGCTGAAATTCCCAGCCTATGGGCTTTTTTCACGGTGAATATCAACCCCTCCGGTTCGCCTTTGAGCGAAACGTAAACGCCCGCGAAGAGGAAGAGAAGGGACACCATACCCGCCGTCCTCTCTGAAAGGGAAGCAAAGAAGTAACTGCCGGCCAAGGCGCCAAGGATGGATGAGGCGACAAGATAGGGGGCGCTTTCAACCTCCACGGCGCCGCCGCGATAGTACGTCACCGACGAGACGAACGTCAGCGCTGTTATGGCTACCTTTAGCGTGCCCACGGCAGTCTGGACTGGAAGGTCAAGGAAGGTTAGCAGCGAGAATATAATGATGCTCCCGCCGCTCATGAGGGAGCCGATGAACCCCGCTATCAGAGATACCATGGACAGCAGTGCGGTCTGCATATGCTTAAGTTGGTGGAACTCCTTAAATCAGTGCCGAAAATGATGCCACCAAATAATTTTCATCCTTGGAAGTCATAGGTGTCCATGATTAGGAGGCTAGAAGACATCGAGGGGGTTTGCAAAGACATAAGAAGAGAATACCCTACTGTGCCTTGGAGACGGATTGTAGGCCTTAGAAACGTTGTCGTTCATCACTACTTCGGTGTTGACCTTTCGGTGGTTTGGGTCATCGTGAGTTCTCAGCTTGAAGAATTGAAGGAGGAAATTGAGAAAATCATTGAGACGGAGTGCTAGCTCCCAAAGATCAGCTCCCTCAGCTTTTCAGGAAGCTCCTCGATCTTCACCCTCACCTGCTCCCTCGTGTCGCGGTCGCG
The sequence above is drawn from the Thermococcus pacificus genome and encodes:
- a CDS encoding phosphorylating glyceraldehyde-3-phosphate dehydrogenase, with protein sequence MKVKVGINGYGTIGKRVAYAVSKQDDMELIGVTKTKPDFEAYRAKELGIPVYAASEDFLPRFEKAGFEVAGTLNDLLEKVDVIVDATPGGMGAKNKALYEKAGVKAIFEGGEKASTAEVSFVAQANYEKALGKDYVRVVSCNTTGLTRTLSALQKYIDYVYAVMIRRAADPNDSRRGPVNAITPSVTVPSHHGPDVQTVIPINIETSAFVVPTTLMHVHSVMIELKKPITEKDVIEVFENTTRVLLFEKEKGFDSTAQLIEFARDLHREWNNLYEIAVWKESISVRGNRLFYIQAVHQESDVVPENVDAIRAMFELADKWESIKKTNRSLGILK
- a CDS encoding DUF402 domain-containing protein; the encoded protein is MKRIHLTYRRIPNRVLERGDEVIADLGDVIVARSRFEGMLAPLKVNGVKVIDNGYGMVYFAFVGKNYDILKVYDEEGNFKGLYIDVLAYTKRKRDTIEMLDLFLDIFIFPSGEAVLLDEDELEMALNYGLIDRKTFEFAYSVARNILEKLKRDEFPPQIVWEYEWGY
- a CDS encoding sulfite exporter TauE/SafE family protein; its protein translation is MQTALLSMVSLIAGFIGSLMSGGSIIIFSLLTFLDLPVQTAVGTLKVAITALTFVSSVTYYRGGAVEVESAPYLVASSILGALAGSYFFASLSERTAGMVSLLFLFAGVYVSLKGEPEGLIFTVKKAHRLGISAAGFLIGVYIGILGIASTLIVIAALRAFFGMDMLQANGTAKILIFFNNLTAAVVYGLGGNIDYALVAPLLVPVCIGAWIGARAAMKLGGEKLRWVYLLIGSATALKLLSELF
- a CDS encoding DUF167 domain-containing protein, giving the protein MAKFIKETKEGTLLFIHVQPKAKKNAIEGIDEWRGRLKVKVKAPPVEGKANKEVVKFFSKLLGAEVEIVKGETSREKDLLVKGLKAEDVRKKLGL
- a CDS encoding HepT-like ribonuclease domain-containing protein, with amino-acid sequence MIRRLEDIEGVCKDIRREYPTVPWRRIVGLRNVVVHHYFGVDLSVVWVIVSSQLEELKEEIEKIIETEC
- a CDS encoding molybdopterin-binding protein, with the translated sequence MFAEILTVGDELLTGNTVDSNSTFIAQRLTERGYWVRRKTTVGDDVEEIKTVIREILDRKPEVLVISGGLGPTHDDVTMLAVAEALGKRLVLCEECLEKIRTFYERLHREGYIDDPELNEGRRKMAYLPKGAEPLENTEGAAPGAYIEHDGVKIFVLPGMPREMKAMLENEVLPRLGRRKFIQRKLLAEITDESKLAPLLIETLERFNVRIHSSPKGFGKYIGIIIFGENEEEIERAKAFMEGKGVRFEEGW